The Catenulispora sp. EB89 genome includes a region encoding these proteins:
- a CDS encoding IclR family transcriptional regulator, with the protein MDNSSGVGVLDKAAVVLSALEAGPTTLAGLVTATGLARPTAHRLAVALEHHRLVSRDMQGRFILGPRLQELASAAGEDRLLAAAGPVLAALRDHTGESAQLYRRQGDLRVCVAAAERMSGLRDTVPIGSALPMTAGSAAQILLAWEEPDRLHRGLQGARFTATTLAGVRRRGWAQSVAEREQGVASVSAPVRGPNNRVIAAVSVSGPIERLTRQPGRLHAQSVVEAAARLSEAVKRGS; encoded by the coding sequence ATGGACAACTCTAGCGGAGTCGGCGTCCTGGACAAGGCCGCCGTCGTACTCAGCGCCCTGGAAGCGGGCCCGACCACCTTGGCGGGCCTGGTCACGGCCACGGGATTGGCGCGCCCGACAGCGCACCGGCTGGCGGTGGCTCTTGAGCACCACCGTCTCGTATCCCGGGACATGCAGGGCCGCTTCATCCTCGGGCCCCGGTTGCAGGAACTGGCCTCGGCGGCCGGCGAGGACCGGCTGCTGGCCGCCGCCGGGCCCGTGCTGGCCGCGCTGCGCGACCACACCGGCGAATCGGCGCAGCTCTACCGCCGCCAGGGCGACCTGCGCGTGTGCGTGGCCGCCGCCGAGCGCATGTCAGGGCTGCGCGACACCGTGCCGATCGGCTCGGCGCTGCCGATGACGGCCGGCTCGGCGGCGCAGATCCTGCTGGCCTGGGAGGAGCCGGACCGGCTGCACCGCGGCCTGCAGGGCGCGCGCTTCACCGCGACCACGCTGGCCGGCGTGCGCCGCCGCGGCTGGGCCCAGTCGGTGGCCGAGCGCGAGCAGGGCGTGGCCTCGGTCTCGGCGCCGGTGCGCGGGCCCAACAACCGCGTCATCGCCGCGGTGTCGGTCTCCGGCCCGATCGAGCGCCTGACGCGCCAGCCGGGACGGCTGCACGCGCAGTCGGTGGTGGAGGCGGCGGCGCGGCTGAGCGAGGCTGTGAAGCGCGGCTCGTAA
- a CDS encoding PQQ-binding-like beta-propeller repeat protein — MKLDGPVYGTPADGGDKVFAATENDTVYALSPTDGSVIWSRHLAEPFRPHGCGNIVPLGITGALVYDPASHLVYAVAEDANAHHVLYGLSAADGHVVSRATVDPPVGDQAFLQQRPALTLWHGHVFAAFGGLSGDCGTYTGAVASVDTASGSVNWFEASSDGRGGMWAPGAASGGPDRLYFSIGNGNGDKASQPFDGTDSVVALDENAKRVDFFAPASWAADNASDLDLGSMNPVLAAGHVIIAGKSGQGYLLDPTHLGGIGAGTAFAACAAFGAAAVRGDVVYLPCADGTRAFRIGSQATQLWRAAHTNGQPVVADGRIWATDYDAGVLYALDPATGQTTRQVSTGALPHFATPAAVGGKLFLGTMTGVAVVSATP; from the coding sequence GTGAAACTCGACGGGCCGGTCTACGGAACACCCGCCGATGGCGGGGACAAGGTGTTCGCCGCCACAGAGAACGACACGGTCTACGCGCTCTCACCGACCGACGGGTCGGTGATCTGGAGCAGGCATCTGGCCGAACCCTTTAGGCCGCACGGGTGCGGGAACATCGTTCCCCTGGGCATCACCGGGGCTCTGGTATACGATCCCGCGTCTCATCTCGTGTACGCGGTCGCCGAGGATGCGAACGCGCACCATGTGTTGTACGGACTCAGCGCCGCGGACGGCCACGTCGTCTCGCGTGCGACGGTCGATCCCCCGGTCGGCGACCAGGCCTTCCTGCAACAGCGTCCGGCGCTGACGCTGTGGCACGGACATGTGTTCGCGGCCTTCGGGGGCTTGTCCGGGGACTGCGGTACCTATACCGGAGCGGTCGCATCCGTAGACACCGCCTCGGGATCCGTCAATTGGTTCGAGGCCTCATCGGACGGACGCGGAGGCATGTGGGCTCCCGGCGCCGCGTCGGGGGGCCCGGACCGCCTGTACTTCTCGATCGGCAACGGCAACGGAGATAAGGCAAGCCAACCCTTCGACGGCACCGACTCGGTCGTGGCGCTGGACGAGAACGCCAAGCGGGTGGACTTCTTCGCGCCGGCATCATGGGCCGCCGACAACGCGTCAGACCTCGATCTGGGCTCGATGAACCCGGTACTGGCCGCCGGACATGTGATCATCGCCGGTAAATCAGGACAGGGATACCTCCTGGATCCGACGCACCTCGGCGGCATCGGCGCGGGCACGGCGTTCGCCGCGTGCGCCGCCTTCGGGGCGGCCGCGGTGCGGGGCGACGTGGTGTACCTGCCGTGCGCGGACGGCACGCGCGCGTTCCGGATCGGGAGCCAGGCGACGCAGCTGTGGCGTGCGGCGCACACCAACGGACAGCCGGTCGTGGCCGACGGCCGGATCTGGGCCACCGACTACGACGCCGGCGTGCTCTACGCGCTCGATCCGGCGACGGGACAGACGACGCGGCAGGTGTCGACCGGCGCGTTGCCGCATTTCGCCACGCCGGCCGCCGTCGGGGGCAAGCTGTTCCTCGGGACGATGACGGGGGTCGCGGTCGTCAGTGCGACGCCGTAG
- a CDS encoding bifunctional 5,10-methylenetetrahydrofolate dehydrogenase/5,10-methenyltetrahydrofolate cyclohydrolase, with protein sequence MLMDGTAAARRIVDQAAADAATLTANGVTPCLATVLVGSDPASVTYVRMKQNRSAKAGIGSWHVELPDTITTGTLVAALTELSQDPDVHGILLQHPVPPHIDERAAFEAIDPAKDVDGVTMHSFAAMAFGEPGFVSATPGGILRLLDEYEVDPAGKHAVVVGRSPILGKPVGMMLLARDATVTYCHSRTADLASYTRQADILVAAVGRPRFITGADIKPGAVVIDAGYNPGNVGDVDFDSAAEKASLITPVPGGVGPMTIAVLLEQTVEAARRQLVRR encoded by the coding sequence ATGCTCATGGACGGAACCGCCGCGGCCCGGCGCATCGTCGACCAGGCCGCGGCCGACGCGGCCACCCTGACCGCCAACGGCGTGACGCCGTGCCTGGCGACCGTGCTCGTCGGCTCGGACCCGGCGTCGGTGACCTACGTCCGGATGAAGCAGAACCGCAGTGCGAAGGCCGGAATCGGCTCCTGGCACGTGGAACTGCCGGACACCATCACCACCGGCACCCTCGTCGCCGCGCTCACCGAGCTGTCGCAGGACCCGGACGTGCACGGCATCCTGCTCCAGCACCCGGTCCCGCCGCACATCGACGAACGCGCCGCCTTCGAGGCCATCGACCCGGCCAAGGACGTGGACGGCGTGACGATGCACTCCTTCGCCGCGATGGCCTTCGGCGAGCCCGGCTTCGTCTCCGCCACCCCCGGCGGGATCCTGCGCCTGCTCGACGAGTACGAGGTCGACCCGGCCGGCAAGCACGCGGTGGTGGTCGGCCGCAGCCCGATCCTCGGCAAGCCGGTGGGCATGATGCTGCTGGCCCGGGACGCGACGGTGACGTACTGCCACTCGCGCACGGCCGACCTGGCCTCGTACACACGGCAGGCGGACATCCTGGTCGCGGCGGTCGGCAGGCCGAGGTTCATCACGGGTGCCGACATCAAGCCCGGCGCGGTCGTCATCGACGCCGGCTACAACCCGGGCAACGTCGGCGACGTGGACTTCGACAGCGCGGCGGAGAAGGCGAGCCTGATCACGCCGGTGCCCGGCGGCGTCGGGCCGATGACCATCGCGGTGCTGCTGGAGCAGACCGTGGAGGCGGCGCGGCGGCAGCTTGTGCGGCGCTGA
- a CDS encoding geranylgeranyl reductase family protein: MGRVTAQTSSTAPSEAVPSENVADVIVVGAGPSGSATAHHLATAGLDVLLLEKSQFPREKVCGDGLTPRAVKSLVRMGVDTSEEAGWLHNKGLRILGGGMRLELPWPELAAYPNYGLVRPRADFDQILARQAQKTGARLHENTNVTGPVVDPRSNRVIGVTARITDADGGKRDTAFHAPLIVAADGNSTRLSIALGLHKRDDRPMGVAYRTYYKSPRTNDDYLESWLELWDGTRLLPGYGWVFGMGDGTSNVGLGILNTTKSFRNVKYPDLLRAWLKNTPEEWGFNEENRTEPIRGAALPMGFNRQPHYTRGVLLVGDAGGMVNPFNGEGIAYAMESGELAADVIAQALARPSGPERELALSAYPRVLKETYGGYYTLGRLFVSLIGNPKVMRLATQRGLSHPMLMRFTLKMLANLTDPKGGDAMDRIINAMAKIAPDA; the protein is encoded by the coding sequence ATCGGGCGGGTGACCGCGCAAACCTCTTCCACCGCTCCGAGCGAGGCCGTGCCCTCGGAGAACGTCGCCGACGTCATCGTGGTCGGGGCCGGGCCCTCGGGCTCGGCGACGGCCCACCATCTGGCCACCGCCGGCCTGGACGTCCTGCTGCTGGAGAAGTCCCAGTTCCCGCGGGAGAAGGTGTGCGGCGACGGACTGACGCCGCGTGCGGTGAAGTCGCTGGTGCGGATGGGCGTCGACACGTCCGAGGAGGCCGGCTGGCTGCACAACAAGGGCCTGCGGATCCTCGGCGGCGGCATGCGGCTGGAGCTGCCGTGGCCGGAGCTGGCCGCCTACCCGAACTACGGGCTGGTGCGGCCGCGCGCCGACTTCGACCAGATCCTGGCGCGCCAGGCGCAGAAGACCGGGGCCCGGCTGCACGAGAACACGAACGTCACCGGTCCGGTGGTGGACCCGCGCAGCAACCGGGTGATCGGCGTGACCGCGCGCATCACGGACGCCGACGGCGGCAAGCGCGACACCGCCTTCCACGCCCCGCTGATCGTCGCCGCCGACGGCAACTCCACCCGGCTGTCGATCGCGCTGGGCCTGCACAAGCGCGACGACCGGCCGATGGGCGTGGCCTACCGCACCTACTACAAGTCGCCGCGCACCAACGACGACTACCTGGAGTCCTGGCTGGAGCTCTGGGACGGCACCCGCCTGCTCCCCGGCTACGGCTGGGTGTTCGGCATGGGCGACGGCACCTCCAACGTGGGCCTGGGCATCCTGAACACCACCAAGTCCTTCCGCAACGTCAAGTACCCGGACCTGCTGCGCGCCTGGCTGAAGAACACCCCCGAGGAGTGGGGCTTCAACGAGGAGAACCGCACCGAGCCGATCCGCGGCGCCGCGCTCCCGATGGGCTTCAACCGCCAGCCGCACTACACCCGCGGCGTGCTGCTGGTCGGCGACGCCGGCGGCATGGTGAACCCGTTCAACGGCGAGGGCATCGCCTACGCGATGGAGTCCGGCGAGCTGGCCGCGGACGTGATCGCGCAGGCCCTGGCGCGTCCCTCCGGGCCGGAGCGGGAGCTGGCGCTGTCGGCGTACCCGCGGGTGCTGAAGGAGACCTACGGCGGCTACTACACGCTGGGCCGGCTGTTCGTGAGCCTGATCGGCAACCCGAAGGTGATGCGCCTGGCGACCCAGCGCGGGCTGTCGCATCCGATGCTGATGCGCTTCACGCTGAAGATGCTCGCCAACCTCACCGACCCCAAGGGTGGCGACGCGATGGACCGCATCATCAACGCGATGGCGAAGATCGCGCCGGACGCGTAG
- a CDS encoding N,N-dimethylformamidase beta subunit family domain-containing protein: MKARIGRAAALVAAVLMVASAAACSGGGSKQSGPNNGGAPGTTQGGASGASPGGPTGAPAGALNVAAENAQPGTANWNKGIDSGEDHGIEGYADQIAVTSGQSFKLYVNTAAPQFTATAYRIGYYGGTQARQVWKSDATPGKVQPKYTVESQVNTVSTTWQPSLTVATGNWPEGSYLIRLDAVGGKVKGARFVPITVRSTSTAGKVVLINGVTTWQAYNSYGGYDLYSGGPHNDYAHRARIVSFDRPYDTTGADRFQTYEQSSIVFAEKLAASHNLQLAYATDLDLHENPGLFQGARAIISLGHDEYYSTQMRQTLTQARDAGTNLAFLGANAIFRHIRFQDSPLGKDRIQVDYKDAAEDPMHVTNPEEATQDWRNPPDPRPENVLTGVFYECNPANANMVVYDPTSWLLAGTNAHAGESFKGLIGVEYDRVVSDSSTPHPIEALTHSPITCQGKASYADSAYYTVPSGAGVFATGTMRWNCALVSGGCTDKMDAAAHTFAQQVTANMLLAFAAGPAGQAHPAVDNTAKLKPAPSRGGVAP, encoded by the coding sequence GTGAAGGCTCGAATAGGCCGGGCGGCAGCGCTCGTCGCCGCGGTGCTCATGGTGGCATCGGCGGCGGCGTGTTCGGGGGGCGGCTCGAAGCAGTCGGGTCCGAACAACGGCGGGGCGCCGGGTACCACTCAGGGTGGTGCTTCCGGCGCGAGTCCCGGCGGACCTACTGGGGCTCCCGCTGGGGCCCTGAACGTCGCGGCCGAGAACGCCCAGCCCGGCACGGCCAACTGGAACAAGGGCATAGATTCCGGCGAGGACCACGGGATCGAGGGCTACGCCGACCAGATAGCCGTGACCTCCGGACAGAGCTTCAAGCTGTACGTCAACACCGCCGCGCCGCAGTTCACAGCCACCGCGTACCGGATCGGCTACTACGGCGGGACGCAGGCCCGGCAGGTGTGGAAGTCCGACGCGACGCCCGGGAAGGTGCAGCCGAAGTACACCGTCGAGTCTCAGGTGAACACGGTCAGCACGACCTGGCAGCCGTCCCTGACGGTGGCCACCGGCAACTGGCCCGAGGGCTCGTACCTGATCCGGCTGGACGCGGTCGGCGGCAAGGTGAAGGGCGCGCGGTTCGTGCCGATCACCGTCAGGTCGACGTCCACGGCCGGCAAGGTGGTGCTGATCAACGGTGTCACCACGTGGCAGGCCTACAACTCGTACGGCGGCTACGACCTCTACAGCGGCGGACCGCACAACGACTACGCGCACCGCGCGCGCATCGTGTCCTTCGACCGGCCGTACGACACCACCGGCGCGGACCGGTTCCAGACCTACGAGCAGTCCTCGATCGTGTTCGCCGAGAAGCTGGCCGCGTCCCACAACCTGCAGCTCGCCTACGCCACCGACCTCGACCTGCACGAGAACCCCGGCCTGTTCCAGGGCGCGCGGGCGATCATCTCGCTGGGCCACGACGAGTACTACTCGACGCAGATGCGCCAGACCCTGACGCAGGCGCGCGACGCCGGGACGAACCTCGCCTTCCTCGGCGCCAACGCGATCTTCCGCCACATCCGCTTCCAGGACTCGCCGCTGGGCAAGGACCGCATCCAGGTGGACTACAAGGACGCGGCCGAGGACCCGATGCACGTGACCAACCCGGAGGAGGCGACCCAGGACTGGCGCAACCCGCCGGACCCGCGGCCGGAGAACGTGCTGACCGGCGTCTTCTACGAGTGCAACCCGGCGAACGCCAACATGGTCGTGTACGACCCCACGTCCTGGCTGCTGGCCGGCACGAACGCGCACGCGGGGGAGTCGTTCAAGGGGCTGATCGGGGTGGAGTACGACCGGGTGGTGTCGGACTCCTCGACCCCGCACCCGATCGAGGCGCTGACGCACTCGCCGATCACCTGCCAGGGCAAGGCCTCCTACGCGGACTCGGCGTACTACACGGTGCCCTCGGGCGCCGGGGTCTTCGCGACCGGCACGATGCGCTGGAACTGCGCCCTGGTCAGCGGCGGCTGCACGGACAAGATGGATGCCGCCGCGCACACCTTCGCGCAGCAGGTGACGGCCAACATGCTGCTGGCCTTCGCGGCCGGCCCGGCCGGCCAGGCGCACCCGGCGGTGGACAACACGGCGAAGCTCAAGCCGGCGCCGAGCCGGGGCGGGGTGGCGCCGTAG
- a CDS encoding demethylmenaquinone methyltransferase, giving the protein MSRASLDKQPHEVAAMFDGVAERYDLTNDVLALGQTRLWRRAVRQAVDARPGQRVLDLAAGTGTSTQPFHAAGADTVSCDFSLGMLQVGKRRLPHLTFAAGDATRLPFRDGVFDAVTISFGLRNVQDTEGGLREMLRVTKPGGRLVVCEFSHPTLAPLRTVYIEYLMKALPAVATKVSSNPDAYVYLAESIRAWPDQRELAAVIGAAGWRRVAHRNLTGGIVALHRAYKED; this is encoded by the coding sequence GTGAGCCGAGCATCCCTGGACAAACAGCCGCACGAGGTCGCCGCCATGTTCGACGGCGTGGCCGAGCGCTACGACCTGACGAACGACGTGCTCGCGCTCGGCCAGACGCGCCTGTGGCGCCGGGCGGTGCGGCAGGCCGTGGACGCCCGGCCCGGGCAGCGCGTCCTGGACCTGGCGGCCGGCACCGGCACCAGCACGCAGCCGTTCCACGCCGCCGGGGCGGACACCGTCTCCTGCGACTTCTCGCTCGGCATGCTGCAGGTCGGCAAGCGCCGGCTGCCGCACCTGACGTTCGCCGCCGGGGACGCCACGCGGCTGCCGTTCCGGGACGGCGTCTTCGACGCGGTGACGATCTCCTTCGGGCTGCGCAACGTCCAGGACACCGAGGGCGGGCTGCGCGAGATGCTGCGCGTCACCAAGCCCGGCGGGCGGCTGGTGGTCTGCGAGTTCTCGCACCCGACGCTCGCGCCGCTGCGCACCGTGTACATCGAGTACCTGATGAAGGCGCTGCCCGCGGTGGCGACGAAGGTGAGTTCGAACCCGGACGCCTACGTCTATCTCGCCGAGTCCATCCGCGCCTGGCCGGACCAGCGGGAACTCGCGGCCGTGATCGGTGCCGCGGGTTGGCGCAGGGTCGCGCACCGTAACCTGACTGGCGGAATCGTCGCATTGCATCGCGCGTATAAGGAAGACTGA
- a CDS encoding amidohydrolase family protein encodes MLTLHAAPLVLPMTSAPIADGAIVVDNDRVLAVGTRADLVAAHPEARVRDWPGILTPGLVNSHAHTQYYDFADLATSGLPFPEWLHQMVERRATFTDAMWQESTRRGLHAYLKTGTTAVADIVTEPVVLSAIARSGIRGVAYIEAVFADDASWAAGKRAELVAAVDGAGGPARGVSPHTPFTISTGVYEDCVTIAHERGRRLHPHIAETTQESEYVLTGTGPFADNAKQFGLDFSDILDRGTGMTPVEWADARGALGDDCHIAHGIHVSESDRALLRERGTAVALCVRSNRILEAGEPPVAAYLAEGSPIGVGTDSAASSPSLDLLDEARALRAVARAQGYAAEDLDRRIVEAATLGGAVALGLTEGPDGVGRLEPGVRADFAVFSVEEGGAEAGGVEEGDSDPYRRLIDHGTCVATVLGGTIVHRTV; translated from the coding sequence GTGCTGACCCTCCACGCCGCCCCGCTCGTCCTCCCGATGACCTCCGCCCCGATCGCCGACGGCGCGATCGTCGTCGACAACGACCGCGTCCTCGCCGTCGGAACCCGCGCCGACCTCGTCGCCGCGCATCCGGAGGCGCGCGTGCGGGACTGGCCGGGCATCCTCACGCCGGGACTGGTCAACAGCCACGCGCACACGCAGTACTACGACTTCGCGGACCTGGCGACCTCCGGCCTGCCGTTCCCGGAGTGGCTGCACCAGATGGTCGAGCGCCGGGCGACCTTCACCGACGCGATGTGGCAGGAGTCCACGCGGCGCGGGCTGCACGCGTATCTGAAGACCGGGACGACGGCGGTCGCGGACATCGTCACCGAGCCGGTGGTGCTCTCGGCGATCGCGCGCAGCGGGATCCGGGGCGTGGCCTACATCGAGGCGGTCTTCGCCGACGACGCCTCGTGGGCGGCCGGCAAGCGGGCCGAGCTCGTCGCGGCGGTGGACGGGGCCGGCGGCCCGGCGCGCGGCGTCTCGCCGCACACGCCGTTCACCATCAGCACCGGCGTGTACGAGGACTGCGTCACCATCGCGCACGAGCGCGGCAGGCGCCTGCACCCGCACATCGCCGAGACCACGCAGGAATCGGAGTACGTGCTGACCGGCACCGGCCCCTTCGCCGACAACGCCAAGCAGTTCGGGCTCGACTTCTCCGACATCCTCGACCGCGGCACCGGCATGACGCCGGTGGAGTGGGCCGACGCGCGCGGCGCGCTCGGCGACGACTGCCACATCGCGCACGGCATCCACGTCAGCGAGTCCGACCGGGCGCTGCTGCGGGAGCGCGGGACGGCGGTGGCGCTGTGCGTGCGCTCGAACCGGATCCTGGAGGCCGGCGAGCCGCCGGTCGCCGCGTATCTGGCGGAGGGCTCGCCGATCGGGGTGGGCACCGACTCGGCTGCTTCCTCGCCGTCGCTCGACCTGCTCGACGAGGCGCGGGCGTTGCGCGCGGTGGCCCGCGCACAGGGGTACGCCGCCGAGGATCTGGACCGGCGCATCGTGGAGGCGGCGACGCTCGGCGGCGCGGTCGCGCTCGGGCTGACCGAGGGGCCGGACGGGGTCGGACGGCTGGAGCCCGGGGTTCGCGCCGACTTCGCGGTGTTCTCCGTTGAGGAAGGCGGCGCTGAAGCAGGCGGCGTTGAGGAAGGCGACAGCGATCCGTACCGGCGCCTGATCGACCACGGGACCTGCGTGGCGACCGTGCTCGGCGGCACCATCGTGCACCGCACCGTCTGA